In Aegilops tauschii subsp. strangulata cultivar AL8/78 chromosome 3, Aet v6.0, whole genome shotgun sequence, one genomic interval encodes:
- the LOC109769994 gene encoding transcription factor BHLH133-like, which translates to MEAKCAAIWSSVDGRSEESEMIAHLQSMFWSNSDAAVNLCPPNTSANSCVTASTVHSNLFLPLDMESHVVTTPMVNTGMDLCLDHRHQTVTGHKRTSHMDEQIKRTSKKSRTVPSVSGALCLSLADNETNGDTVNQSSSSCCSSEEDLIGASEESFVPNQGDNSRGCKRPSKNLQSLCAKRRRERINEKLRVLQRLIPNGTKVDINTMLEEAVQYVKFLQLQIKVLSSDETWMYAPLAYNGMDISLSLRITAAQE; encoded by the exons ATGGAGGCGAAGTGCGCAGCTATCTGGAGCTCGGTCGATGGGAGGAGCGAGGAGTCTGAGATGATTGCTCACCTGCAGTCCATGTTCTGGAGCAACAGTGATGCTGCTGTCAACCTTTGCCCTCCAAACACCAGTGCCAATTCTTGTGTTACAGCTAGCACAGTGCACAGTAATTTGTTCCTTCCTCTTGACATGGAGAGCCATGTTGTCACAACGCCAATGGTTAACACTGGCATGGACCTATGCCTTGATCACCGGCATCAGACCGTTACTGGTCACAAGAGGACATCCCATATGGATGAGCAGATCAAGAGAACTAGCAAGAAATCCCGGACAGTTCCCTCG GTATCAGGTGCTCTGTGTTTAAGCCTAGCTGATAACGAGACCAATGGTGACACTGTCAATCAGAGCTCTTCGTCCTGCTGCAGTTCGGAAGAAGATTTGATTGGCGCATCTGAGGAATCCTTTGTTCCGAACCAGGGTGACAATTCAAGAGGTTGCAAGCGGCCTTCGAAGAATTTGCAGTCTCTTTGTGCAAAG AGGAGAAGAGAGAGGATCAACGAGAAATTGAGAGTACTGCAGCGCCTGATTCCCAATGGAACCAAA GTTGACATTAACACAATGTTGGAGGAAGCAGTCCAGTATGTCAAGTTTCTGCAGCTGCAAATAAAG GTCTTGAGCTCTGACGAGACATGGATGTACGCACCTCTCGCCTACAATGGTATGGACATCAGCCTGAGTCTGAGAATTACCGCAGCCCAAGAATGA
- the LOC109769968 gene encoding uncharacterized protein isoform X2 — MATMTSEQMGPPGSASPTNHQPLALAQDDSTIIRIPFRAILDFVLAELGIPEAEYHREIFYGNKICVTVLFDASTIKGAPTHMSISGTYSTDDEVAEDTAALKAIESLETTANVVIRDYSYDKLKRLEEESERLMEQLEEANYCISKLVRGWLLAVRCVCSFSHSLKLLLGKVSWMRL, encoded by the exons ATGGCGACCATGACCAGCGAACAAATGGGGCCACCAGGTTCAGCATCACCGACTAACCATCAGCCCTTGGCGCTTGCTCAG GATGATTCAACGATCATCAGAATTCCCTTCAGAGCCATACTTGATTTCGTGTTAGCAGAGCTGGGAATCCCAGAGGCCGAATACCATCGCGAGATATTCTACGGAAACAAGATCTGCGTCACCGTGCTCTTCGACGCCTCTACGATCAAAGGAGCCCCCACCCATATGTCGATATCCGGAACATATTCCACGGACGATGAAGTGGCAGAGGACACAGCTGCTCTTAAAGCCATTGAGTCCTTAGAAACCACAGCCAATGTGGTGATCAGGGACTACAGTTACGACAAACTGAAACGGCTGGAGGAAGAATCTGAGCGCCTGATGGAGCAGTTGGAAGAAGCAAATTATTGCATATCCAAGCTTGTTAGGGGCTGGCTGCTTGCTGTCAGATGTGTCTGTTCATTCTCTCATAGTCTTAAGCTACTCCTGGGCAAAGTATCATGGATGAGATTATGA
- the LOC109769968 gene encoding uncharacterized protein isoform X1 — translation MPSTEHHRIRCFPLFFPTPQSALPTQVRAADPPPSSVEHRRRHGGALKQSDCQFLKDLGTMATMTSEQMGPPGSASPTNHQPLALAQDDSTIIRIPFRAILDFVLAELGIPEAEYHREIFYGNKICVTVLFDASTIKGAPTHMSISGTYSTDDEVAEDTAALKAIESLETTANVVIRDYSYDKLKRLEEESERLMEQLEEANYCISKLVRGWLLAVRCVCSFSHSLKLLLGKVSWMRL, via the exons ATGCCTAGCACCGAGCATCACCGAATCCGCTGTTTTcccctcttcttccccactcccCAGTCTGCTCTTCCGACCCAGGTCCGCGCTGCAGATCCGCCGCCTTCGTCCGTCGAGCACAGGAG GCGCCACGGGGGAGCTCTGAAACAGAGTGACTGCCAATTTCTGAAGGACCTTGGAACCATGGCGACCATGACCAGCGAACAAATGGGGCCACCAGGTTCAGCATCACCGACTAACCATCAGCCCTTGGCGCTTGCTCAG GATGATTCAACGATCATCAGAATTCCCTTCAGAGCCATACTTGATTTCGTGTTAGCAGAGCTGGGAATCCCAGAGGCCGAATACCATCGCGAGATATTCTACGGAAACAAGATCTGCGTCACCGTGCTCTTCGACGCCTCTACGATCAAAGGAGCCCCCACCCATATGTCGATATCCGGAACATATTCCACGGACGATGAAGTGGCAGAGGACACAGCTGCTCTTAAAGCCATTGAGTCCTTAGAAACCACAGCCAATGTGGTGATCAGGGACTACAGTTACGACAAACTGAAACGGCTGGAGGAAGAATCTGAGCGCCTGATGGAGCAGTTGGAAGAAGCAAATTATTGCATATCCAAGCTTGTTAGGGGCTGGCTGCTTGCTGTCAGATGTGTCTGTTCATTCTCTCATAGTCTTAAGCTACTCCTGGGCAAAGTATCATGGATGAGATTATGA